The Humulus lupulus chromosome 7, drHumLupu1.1, whole genome shotgun sequence region AAATTTACCATTACATCAAAATATGCTACTACATAgaaaaatttatatatgtatatgtattgtaatatcttttagtaccaataatatataataacttATCACACCTGCCAACTTCTAAAACTAACAAGTATGAATAATGTCATTGACCAATAACATATTTGTACATTCAAGAAGTTACCATACAAGGTAAACTATAATTATGTCAAGAAATCAAATTCATCAAATCTAAATGAAGTAAACGGTCCCTATGCATAAAAGAACTTAATAATAGGAagcaaaaaacccttaaaacttggTTTTATAGGATTAAGTTACTCAAGTTCTATTTGTTCCTATGCTCAAATAATCAACAATAATGTGATAAGCCAATTGAAtcaattttatttggcaaaaacataaataatacctATAAAGTTTGTCgtcaaatatattttaaatgacaatgtcaaaattggaaaatgtcacacgactttttaaaaaataaaataaaaggagaattcaagtcaaaatctctaatctatttctaatttttctacatttttaattatattttctttaatttatgattattaaataattaaaaaaatatctaaaatcatcAATAATGGCAATACTTATTccgtaactttttttttaatatttattaataactaattttctaataattattataataaatcaaccatatataaattcacatttatcttgaagattttccagttcatgataatatttttattgtttcatatttcaaattcaaaatttaaaatatcttaatttatttagaaataattaattttttaataattatatataattgacatttattttaaaattttccatctgtatttatctttttattgttttgatatttcaaatttaaaataaaaataaaaatattttatttatatttaaataaaatatttatgaataactatttttttaatagttataataataaatgaatcatatataaattgacatttatcttcaagatttattattttgatatttcaaattcaaaaccaaaatatcttaacaattaaagaTATCAACATGTATATACGTGATATTAGTTTGATTAAGAACattactaattaaattaataaaaaaaattattttgaaaaaaatgaatGATTGTGAAAAATgtcataatttataatttttcttccctaaaaatataaaaaaaaatgttaaatttttttttatatataataaacaaaaaaacaactcaaagcatataaaataataataatattaaataaaaacacACGCACACCAAGTAGTTtgagttttattttcaacaatttaattatttagatATTCTCGAAAACCTGTAAGAAGCTCGCTATATAATGAACATTATCACGAGAAAAATTATAGTCAAGACATTCTTACGTATTTATATAAGGAGCATCTTGCACGCGTAGGATAAAAAAGAATTCCTTATACACAATctctcaaaaaaaaatttaattattaaaaaaactgCGCGAAGAGCGGCTATTTTTTctagttaatattaaaaaaaaaagaaataagatttaaaaaaaaatataaagtttaaattataatttacataatcatatttaaaataaatataagacCAATAGTATGATTATAGAACACAAAAAATAATaacttttaaaatataattttttttgttaatttaaactaaacaaaatatatttttattcttattttttaaaaatctttatatttataatttttgggcAAGACTACAATAGTgtacatttttatatttttacatgatataacttcaatttttttccaaacttaCTTATCTACGTGtataaaaaagaataatttaCTGTGATAGTGTacacagagaagaagaagacaaaatcaaaatcaaattgTCATGTGCCATATGCGGTGAACCGAGTGCCGGCGTTTTAATGAGGTGGATCCGAGCTGGACTTTGACCTGCTGTGGCTTTCAGTGACTGAAAATTGAATTATTATCATTTAGAGTTTTGGTAAACTTTTGACCTTATCCTAACCATCTCacgtattttttcaaaatttttgtttAGTTAAGTCACCTGTTTTTCATTTTAAATCTAATTTTGATTTGTCTACTTAACTTGAATTGATCTTTCTTAAAAGTGAAAACAACACGTGTATCTGGTTCACCATTGACAAAGAAGTTTGACCCGACATTTTCCAACAACCAAGTTTTTTCTGAACCTCACCCACTCTGCCCGCTATCATGTTTTGATAGAGGCCAAAGTGTCAAGCTATGCCTTTTCTTTTTAATCCTCTGTTCTGTTGCTCTTCCCTACCCCACCCACCTATTCATTTATCCACTATTGGTCCACCAACTTTCTGTGCCAACTTTTTTTAAGATTGCTGATATTATTTTTGCAATTCAAGTAAATCCCATAAATATTTACTTTGACTCCTTATAAATTCTTGCTTTAAATAGTGCCTTTGGTCAGTTTTTCTGGTGTTGTACTATTTTCTGTTTTTCCATTAAAGTCAGCAACAAAGAGTTGAGCTCCTTTCAccattggggttggatttgataATGGGAAGTGTTGGAATGAAGAAAGCTTCAACCTTGATATGTGCTCCATTAATGGCTAAATCTGCTGAGGAAATGGTGAGGGGCATGCGCCAGGCTAAGGCTCAAGGCGCTGATGTTGTTGAGATCAGGCTGGACTGCATTAACAACTTTCATCCTCACAAAGACCTTGAAATCATCTTGAAAGATAAACTGTTGACAACCCTTATCGTTTATCGGTAAAATTTCTAACTAATCATATCTTAATTTTGATGTCAAAGTCACAAATGAGAAACTTTCATTTCTGTTTGTTTGAAATATTGTAATTGATTATCTCAGGCCAAAGTGGAATGGTGGTTTGTATGAAGTTGATGAACATGTTCGAATGGAGGCACTTCATCTGGCAAAAGAGTTGGGAGCTGATTATGTGGAGTTTGAGCTCGAGGTGTAGTTCTTTGAGGCTTTTTTGTCATTTAAATCTGTGGGGTATTTGAAGTCTTAAACTATTTGCTCTTTTTCATCGTATAGGTGAAAAATCAATCAATTTTTGATAAAGTAGACATTGAAAATGAAATTTCTCGTGTGTTTTAGGTGGCCTCTAAGTTTATGGAAGAACACAGAACGAGTTCTAGCAGAGGTAGTAAAAATATTGTGTCCTGTTATGTGAACGGAGAGACCCCTTCAGAAGAAGACCTGAAAAATATTATTGCAAGTATGCAAGAAACAGGAGCAGATATGATCAAATTAGTCACTAATGCAGCTGATATCACAGAAATACCAAGAATTTTTAATCTCCTCTCAAGTTGCCAGGTCTGAGTTCTTGTAATTTGCTCTGATTCTCACTTTATGCAATCTTTCACTAGAATTTCTAATGAAAAACTGAAAAGGGGTAAATAAGATATTTAGATAAATGATTGAATGGTTTTTCTTCTTCAGTGGCTTAAAGTTCAATTTGAAAAACTCCAAATCTGCTTTTGCTTCTGCCTGCAGGTACCACTGATTGCATACTCTTCTGGGGACAGAGGTCTTATAAGCCAAATATTGTCCCCAAAATATGGTGGGTTCATGGTGTATGGCTCTATGGAGGGAGATTCTATACCAGGTTTACCTACCTTAGCTAGCCTTAGAGAAGTGTATAAAGTTGACTGCATAAACAAGGATACTAAAGTTTTTGGGCTTATTTCCAAACCTGTTGGTCATAGCAAAGGTCCTATATTGCACAATCCTGTCATTAGACATGTTAATTTCAATGGAGTTTATGTTCCAATGTTCGTCGATGATCTTCAGAAATTCTTCAGCATCTATCCGAGCCCTGACTTTGCTGGATTTAGGTAAGCCTATTCGTGACGAAAAGAATGATATCACGAGCTCTTTGCTGGATTGACACTCTTCTAAGTTCTAAGTGTATTTTTGTTATGGCGTTGTTCTAGTGTTGGAATTCCATACAAGGAAGCTGTAATTGGATTTTGTGATGAAGTCCATCAACTTGCTCAGGTTGGCACTATCTCTCATTCAAAATACTGAAGTTGCTTTTGTATTAGTTTGAATTATGATTATAGTAGTAAGTTCTCTTTGTGCTAATCAATGTTTGCATCAGTCTATAGATGCTGCTAATACAATTATAAGGAGGCCTATTGATGGAAAGCTGGTTGGTTATAACACAGATTGTGAGGCTGCAATAACTGCAATTGAGGATGCTCTAATCAAAGGTAATCATGGATGAAAGTTTCCCAAGTAAAAATGCTATGCTTATTCCTAATTCTCCAGACATTGTTCTCATCTTTTTGTCAATTTGGAATGTTCCAGCTCAGAGATGCACTAATGGAAGAGCATCTTTGGATTCTCCACTTAATGGCAAGTTGTTTGTGCTGGTTGGAGCTGGTGGAGCAGGAAGAGCTTTAGCATTTGGTGCCAAAAGTAGAGGAGCTCATGTAGTAGTTTTCGACATTGATTTTGGTAGGAATCTTCTTACTTAAAGCTAAATCATAATTAGTAAAAGTTAAGACTCACTACAAACACTGGTCCTGACTCTTGTTGTTTTGTCCAAAAGACA contains the following coding sequences:
- the LOC133790831 gene encoding bifunctional 3-dehydroquinate dehydratase/shikimate dehydrogenase, chloroplastic-like, encoding MGSVGMKKASTLICAPLMAKSAEEMVRGMRQAKAQGADVVEIRLDCINNFHPHKDLEIILKDKLLTTLIVYRPKWNGGLYEVDEHVRMEALHLAKELGADYVEFELEVASKFMEEHRTSSSRGSKNIVSCYVNGETPSEEDLKNIIASMQETGADMIKLVTNAADITEIPRIFNLLSSCQVPLIAYSSGDRGLISQILSPKYGGFMVYGSMEGDSIPGLPTLASLREVYKVDCINKDTKVFGLISKPVGHSKGPILHNPVIRHVNFNGVYVPMFVDDLQKFFSIYPSPDFAGFSVGIPYKEAVIGFCDEVHQLAQSIDAANTIIRRPIDGKLVGYNTDCEAAITAIEDALIKAQRCTNGRASLDSPLNGKLFVLVGAGGAGRALAFGAKSRGAHVVVFDIDFDRAKSLACAVTGEVRHFKELAKFQPEKGAILANATPLGMHPNTDRIPVSEASLADYELVFDSVYTPKKTRLLKEAETAGAIIVSGVEMFLRQAIGQFNLFTEGEAPEELMREIIWSKF